From the genome of Chanos chanos chromosome 5, fChaCha1.1, whole genome shotgun sequence, one region includes:
- the ghrhra gene encoding growth hormone releasing hormone receptor a — protein sequence MLPNPQTTYFSTFRQVYTAGYATSLISLITAIIVFTIFRKFHCTRNYIHINLFASFILRASAVFIKDAVLFSDETLDHCFMSTMACKSAVAFFQFSILANYFWLLVEGMYLQTLLALTFISQRKYFWWYILIGWGVPSVVLIVWVLTRNFYDDRGCWDDTDNVAIWWIIKGPLTVSVNIIIFLNVIRILVQKLKSPGVGGNDTGHFMRLAKSTLFLIPLFGMHYTVFAFLPESTGETARLYIELGLGSFQGFVVALLYCFLNGEVQAELKRRLWKWQTQCHRSSGKRNTTITQISVLDRADPQTSLCSGNMTSL from the exons ATGCTACCCAACCCACAG ACGACTTACTTCTCAACATTTAGACAAGTCTACACTGCAGGCTATGCTACATCTCTGATCTCTCTCATAACAGCTATTATTGTGTTCACCATCTTCAG AAAATTCCACTGCACTCGAAACTACATTCACATCAACCTTTTTGCTTCTTTCATCCTCCGTGCCAGCGCAGTTTTCATTAAAGATGCGGTGCTTTTTTCTGATGAAACCCTCGATCACTGCTTCATGTcaacg ATGGCATGCAAGTCTGCTGTAGCGTTCTTCCAGTTTAGCATCTTGGCTAATTATTTCTGGCTGCTAGTGGAGGGAATGTATCTTCAGACTCTTCTGGCTTTAACCTTCATCTCCCAGAGGAAATACTTCTGGTGGTACATACTGATAGGATGgg GTGTTCCCTCGGTCGTACTGATTGTGTGGGTCCTGACCAGAAATTTTTATGATGACAGAGG ATGCTGGGATGATACAGATAATGTTGCTATCTGGTGGATAATTAAAGGACCCCTAACAGTCTCC GTCAACATCATCATTTTCCTAAACGTGATCCGCATCCTTGTGCAGAAGCTGAAATCTCCAGGTGTCGGAGGCAATGACACTGGACATTTCAT GAGGCTTGCCAAGTCCACTCTGTTCCTGATCCCTCTGTTTGGGATGCACTACactgtgtttgcatttctgccagagagcacaggagagaCAGCCAGACTCTACATAGAGCTCGGGTTGGGCTCCTTTCAG ggatTTGTGGTAGCACTGCTTTACTGTTTCCTTAATGGAGAG GTGCAGGCAGAACTGAAGAGGAGACTGTGGAAGTGGCAGACACAGTGTCACAGGAGCTCAGGGAAGCGcaacaccaccatcacacaGATATCAGTGCTGGACAGAGCCGACCCACAGACGTCTCTCTGCTCTGGCAACATGACATCACTATGA